GTTGACCGAACTGGCCGACACCTACGACCTGCCGGGCCTGGGTGATGTCGCCGACATCATGCGCGGCTCGGCGACCGACGGCGCCGCCGTCTACAAAGCCCTGCGCGCACGAACGGCCGCGCTCAACACCGAGCTGCTCACCGCACAGGCCGCCGAAGCCAACGCCGCCAGCGAGAAGATGACCGCCCCCGGCGCCTTACTCGCCGTGCTGGTCATGCTCCTGATGGCGTTCCCCGCAGTGATCCGCATGCTCACCGTCTAACCAAACCCGATGCACCGCACGCAACTCACTCAACTTGGTTAAGGAGTTCTCCGATGAAGCACCTGGCAGACCGTAGCTACCGTGCCGTCCGCTTACTGACCGAGCGTCTGGAAGAGGGCCTGGCCGAGGCGAAGCGGCGCCCCGACAGGGGGGACATCAGCATCACCACCGTCATCATCTGGGTGGCCGCTGTCACCGGCGCCCTGCTCATCGCGGGAACCATCGCCATCGTGATCAACAAGTACAACACCAGCCTGAACGGCATCTGATGCCTGGCGGCGACCGGCTCCGAGCTTGGTGGCGCGGGCGAAGATGGCATGAGGACCGCGGGGATGCCTCCATCCAGATGGCGATCGTCTACCCGTTCATCCTGCTCGCCACGATCGCCGTCATCCAGGCCTCTATGTGGTACTACGCCCGCTCCATCGCGCTGACCGCCGCCCGCGAGGGCCTGACTGCGGCCCGCGCGTATGAGGCCTCGCCCGCCGACGGCACCGCCAAGGCGCAGGAGGTTCTGGGCAGGGCGGCGGGTGACAGCCTGCTCGGGTACAGCGTCTCCACGGCCGGCAGCACTGGAGTACGCGTGCGTATAGAGGTGTCAGGCACAGCGCAGTCGATGATCCCTGGCATAGCAGGACTGCAGGTCAAGCAGGCAGCGTCCGGGGCCGTGGAACGGTGGACGGTGCCGGGTCAATGAACGCGCTGCGACGCAGGGCCTGTTGGGTACGCCGGGCCAGGGGGGACGAGGGCAGCGTGGCGATCGAGGCCGCCATCATCGTCCCGCTATTGATCATGTTCCTGTGCCTGGCGCTCGCGGGCGGCCGGATCGTCACCTCCGGGGCGAAGATCGACGCAGCAGCCGAGGACGCCGCACGGGAGGCATCCATCCACCGCACGGTGGCCGCCGCCCAGGACGCCGCGCACACTGCGGCCGCCGAAACCCTCAGCGACCAGGACATCGCGTGCGCCTCCACCAGTGTGGCCGTGGACGCCGGAGGACTGGCCGTACCGGTCGGTCAGGTCGCCACCGTCACTGTGACGGTGACCTGCACGGTCACCCTCTCCGACCTGCTGCTGCCGGTCCCGGGAAGCCGCACCCTCACCTCGACCGCCACCTCGGTTGTGGATCAGTACCGACAGAGAGCTCTTGGGTTCGCGAATTCTGAAGTGCCGTGGAGTACGAACCGAAGTGCCGGTGCCGCGCAATGAGCGCGCGAGGGTACTTGGGTTCACGCTTGGTCGAGGAAGCCGGGATGGTCGACGACGCCGGTGTAGCGGAGGCTGGCGTTGATGGACAGGCCGAACATGTCGTGCAGCCGCTTGGCATCTCCGCGGCTGGCCATGGCTTCGGCGAGGATGCGGTCTTCGCGGATCGAGCGGCAGCTGACACCGGGCCCGAGCAGCAGCTTGATCCAGCGGATGCCGACGTTGCGGGTTTCCATGGCGCTGCGGCGATTGATGAACAGATGCGGGTTGGCGGTGTTGGGCCAGGTAGTGGTGCGGTGGTCCAGGTAGGCGGCGATGCGTTCACGGACCGGCGGGGCCAGGGGAATCTTGCGGTCGTCGAGTTGGAGCCAGCCGGCGCTGACGTCGACGAGTTGGAGGTTGCGCACCTGGCTGGTGCTCAGTCCGTGGAAGGCGACGAGCGAGGCGACCGCGGCGCGCGCGGGGTTGGACTGGTCGAGCAGGGCCTTGATGGCGGCGGTGTCGACGGGCAGGGGCTCACGGGGTGGGTGGTAGCCCAGGCGCATCCGGTAGGTGGGGTCGGCGAACAGTACGTGGTCCTGCTTGAGCAGGTGGAACAGCGAGCGCAGGCCCTGACCGGTGCGTGCGGGGTGGTCGCTGGCGGCCAGTGCCGCGGCGACGTCTTCGCGGGCGATCTCCCGCAGGGAGGTGTGGCCGCCGGCGGCCCATTCGATGAGCACGGGGCGGGCCCAGGAGAAGTGCAGGCGGATCGTGGTGGCACTACGGGGGCGTCGTCGGGGCGGCCGGCTGCGGCCGCCTGCCATGACGTCGTACCAGATGCGCACCTCGCCGGCCATCGGCTCGGGCAGCCCGGTCAGCCGCCGCTCGAGCCATTGGCGAAGGACGTTGTCGCGGTCGTCGAGGAGCAGGCCTGCCTCGTCCAGGACGGCCGCCACGTGCTTGGCGGTCAGGTGGATCTCGTTGAGGAACTCCAGACCGCTGCGCGGGATCGGGGCGCCGGGGTCGTCCTGGATGGCCAGGATGATCCGGAGGCCGGCCCGGCAGCGCATCCTGACCGGCGCGCTCCAGCCGAGTCGGGCGGCCCGCTGATCAGTCAGGTTCCACAGCCGGCGCAGCAACGCGAGGTCGGTGGGCCAGGGGTAGTCCCGCTGCCGCAACCGGGAGTGATCGCGCTGGGCCGGGAAGAAGGCCAGCTGCTCGTAACGGACGGCGGGGCGGTCGCGGTGAGCGGGTGCCGGAAATCGCGGCGGTGGCTCCAGGAGCAGCTTGAGCTCCTTCCTCATGCGCGGGGAGACGTCCGAGAGGGCCGTGCGAGCGCGCTGTTCGGCCTGCCGCATTCGGCGCGAAGAGCCCTTTTGCCGGCTGAGCCCCGCGAGGAAGAGCTGCTGGCCGTCTCGGTTGGCCTCGGCCGGATCGAACCGGCCCAGGACGGGGATCATGTTTCGGGCGTGGGCGAAGCACAGCCGGCAGATGCCCAGCTCTCGGTGGAGGCGGGCAAGATTGTTGCAGGTCGGGCAGATTCCCCGATGGGGATGGTTCACCCGCCAGCCGTGGCAGGCCTCGCACAACCACCCGCCCTTCCTGGTGGCGCCCCAGGCCAGACAGTCCGGACAGGAATCCGCGGCGGGCCGCCCGTAGAGGTGACAGCGGCGGCACTTGCCGGTGTTGTAGTAGTCGAGCGACCCACAGATCAGGCACGGGGGCGGGGTGACCGGGCCGCCCGGCCAACAGCCGAAGCAGTACCCGGTGCTGTCGATGGCTTCGGGCAGACGGCCGCAGACAGTGCACAGGTTGAGGGCCGGCCGGGTCACAACGGGGGTGCCGTTCGCGGACGGCCGGGTTTGGGCACGATGTCGCGCGCGCCGCGCGGTGCCGGATCACGGTCGGCGGTGCGGGCCGGCGGCTGCTCGGGCCGCGCGGCCGGCAGTCCGCTCGGCACGAGCAAGTCACAGGGAGTGCAGTCCAATACGGCGCACAACACTTCCAGGTCGTCCAGCCGGATCGTGGTCGGGGTTCGGGACCACAGCATCGACATCTTGCCGGCGCTGATCTCCAGGCCGGCCTCAGCCAGCCGGCGGCGCATCTGGGTCGCCTGCCAGATGCCGGCCTCGGCCGCCTTCATCCGCAAGTTCCACCGCATCACGGGCTCCTTCGGCTCAGCCCAGCAACCGCAGCGTGGTCCGGTTGTTGGCCTGGATCCATTCGTTCTCGATGTGCTGAGTCGGCACATGGATGTAGTGCGTGGTCGTCGACAGCCAGTTGTGGCCGAGCAGGTCCTGGATCGCCTTGAGGTCCACCCCTCGCTCGTAAAGGGCGGAGGCGCAGTAGTGCCGCAGGCCGTGCGGGGTCAGCCGGCCCTTCCAGTCCGGAAGCCAGGTGGCCACCGCGGTGGCCAGGCCGGAGCGCAGTGGATCGGTGCCGATCCGGGCGCAGGCGCCGGTGAGTTGATCCCGCCGTTCGCTGGGCAGCAGTGGGGCGTCCGGGTTTTGCCAGTCGTCGTCGAACTGGTGGCGTACGTCCGTCAGCCACCACTGCATCAGCGCGTCGATCCCGTCGATTGCGGGGATCAGGCGTGTCTTGGGCCCGCGTCCGCGGCTGCCCTTGCCGTAGCGGATGTGCAGCTTGCCCCACTGACCCAGATCCGGCCGCCAGTCACGCACATCGAGCATCGTCGTCTCGCGGATCCGCAACCCGCCCCGTCGCCACAGCGACGCCGCCAGGTAGTCACGGGCGGCTGGCAAGTACTTGCGCGCACAGGGCAGTTGTGCGGCCCAGTGTCCGAACAGCTCCTCCACCTCCACGCGGCCGGGCGGCACCCGCACATTCGGGTAGTTGGCCTTGGCCGGCCGGTTGAACTCATCGATCGGCTGCATCACCACGCAGCCCGTCAACGCGTGGATGTCCCGTTGATAGCGGCTGATCACGAAGTCGTAGAAGCGGGCAATGGCGCCCGCGTAGCCCTGGACCGTCGACGGCTTGCAGCACCGCTCCTGACGCAGCCTCACCAGGTATCGGTCGGCATCTTCCACTCCGACCGCCCACAGCCGTCGCTCGCTGGAGCGCACAAAGTCCACGGCCGCACGGCAGTTGAACTCCACCGTGCCGTCCCCCGCCCCCGTCGCGGCCAGGGCCAACGCGTATTGGTCAACGATTTCTTGCTCGAAGTCCTCTTCCTCAACCGCCGATCTCACGACCCGCGGCGAGGCCAGATTCCGCACGATCGCCAGCGTCATGACCGCTCCAGTTCACCAGGAGAGCCGGTGCTTCAGGAATATCGGATGATCCGCATGATTCGTGGAGATGCTTCAGAAACTTCACTCCATCGAGTTAAGCCCCTGGACAGCGGAAGAGCGCGGCCTGCAACGGCGACGGCTGCCGAACCGACGGCTTTTCCGACACGGGAGGGCTGATGAGGATGAGCTTCCAACGACGGGCCCGCCCGATGCCGTTCGATGACCGGGGTGGGGTGACGGTGTTCGTTGCGGTGTGCGTCATCGCGCTGATCGGCATCATCGGTGTCGCGGTCGACGGGGGCAGCAGGATGCGCGCCCTCGAGCGCGCCGACTTCGTCGCGGGTGAGGCCGCCCGGGCCGGCGGGCAGGCCATCGACCCCGCCCAGGCCATCCCCGGTGAGGCGGTCGTGGTGGATCCGCAGGATGCGGTGGCCGCAGCCCGCGCCTACCTCGCCTCCGCCGGCGCCACCGGCACCGTCGCCGTGTCGGGGGACGGCACCACTCTCATGGTCGATGTCACCGACTCCTACGACACGACGTTCCTCTCCGCCGTCGGGATCGGTTCGCTGCCGGTTGCCGGACATGGCGAGGCCACTCTCTTGTACGGCGTCAACGCACCCGAAGGAAACACCTGATGGGCACCACCCCCTCCCCCGCCACCACGGCAGGCCGCCGCGTGGTTCGTGGGGTCACGGCCGGCTTGAGTCTGCTGGTCCTGGCCGGCGCGGTCGTGGGGCTGCCCCTGCTGCTGGCCTGGGCCACCCCGGTGCTGTGGGAGGCCGGACGCGACGACCTCGCGCACCTCCTCGACCGCCAGGACACCGGCGCGGCAGCCCTGCTGCTCATCGCCAGCGTCGGCTGGATCGGGTGGGCGCAATTCACGTACTGCACGGTGCGCGAGCTGTTCGCGCAGCTGCGTGGCCGGACCTGGCATCCCCCACGCGGGCTCGGCTCCTCCCAGCGGGCCGCGGCACTGCTGATCGGCAGCATCCTGGTGCTCCTACCCACCAGCTCGGCGCTGGCCTCCGACGCCCAGGCCGCCCCCGCCGCAACAGCGGCCCGCCTGCCCGCCCAAGCCCAGGCCGGGCACGACACCGGAGCCGACAGGACGTCCACGGCGACCGGGCGTACGGCGTCCCCGACCTACACGGTGCGCCAGACGCGGCCCGCGGAAAGCCTGTGGAGCATCGCCGAGCAGGAACTAGGCGACGGCGAACAGTGGCGGCAGATCGCCGCCCTGAATGAGGGCCACACCATGGGCGACGGCCAGGTGTTCCGCTCCAACGGGTTTCTGCAGCCCGGCTGGCAGCTGACAATGCCCGCCTCCTACACCCCGGCGGGAGGCGTCCACACGCAGCTCGACCAGGCTGCTCCGGCGGCGGCCGACGAGCCTGCGCAGGTGGAAGTCGTCGAGCCGGGCGACTCCCTGTCCACCATCGCCGCCCACGAGCTCGAGGACGGCAACCGGTGGCCGGAGCTCTTCGCAGCGACCAAGGACCAGCCGCAGCCCGACGGCCTGCCGGCCATCACCGACCCCGACATGATCTACCCGGGCCAACACGTCACCGTGCCCGGCACCGGCACGTCGGACACCCCGCCACCCGCACGCGATCACACCGGAGAGGACGAGCAGGACTCCGAGCAGCCCGCGCCCGCCCCCGACGATGAGCACCAGCCAGGGCACGACGACGACCAGGAGGCGCAGCCACCGGCGCCCAGCCCCTCCGCCAGCCCAACACCAGGGCCGTCTGCCTCCAGCAGCCAGTCGACCGCGCGCCCCGGGCCAGACCACGAGCAGGGCGCTCCTCCCCCAGCCGACTCGACAGTTCCTGGGCCAAGCAGCAGCGGGACGCCCTCAACAGCCCCTCCCCCAGCGTCACCCGAGGTGTCCGCCTCCGATGCGTCCTCCCCGACCGCGGCACCCACGGCCGAGCCGGCTCCGGCCGGCAGTTCGCTGAACCTGCGCGTCGTACTGGGCGCCGGCGCACTGCTGGCGGCCGCCGTCACCGGGGCACTGGCCCTGCGTAGGACGCTGCAGCGGCGCCGCCGTAGGCCCGGCGAGAAGATCGCCATCGCGCCGGAAACGTCCACGGCCGAGGCCCAGTTGGCGGCCGCTGCCGAGGCGGGCGGCGCCGTACGTCTGGACCTTGCCCTGCGCACCCTGGCCCACCACCTGCCCACCGACGCTCCCGCGCGCGAGCTGCCGGCGTTGCGGGCCGCGCGGATCGGCACGCACACCGTCGAAGTACTGCCCGAGGACCTCGCCCGAGAGCCGAGGGTGCCGTTCGTGTCCGGGACAGCGGGGTGGTGGGCCCTGCCCGGCGACGCCGCTCTCCTGGACGAGGAGGCCGCCCGCGACGTGCTGGCCCCTTACCCGGGCCTGGTCACGATCGGCAGCACGGACACGGGTGACCTGCTGCTGCTCAACCTCGCTGCCCTGCCCGCCCTGCTCCTGGACGGCAGCGCGGTGCACATCACCGAGGTCTGCACTTCCCTCGCCCTGGAGCTGGGGATGAGCCCGTGGGCCAGCGACGTCGAAATCGTCGTCGTGGGATTCGGCGAGGACCTGCCGCAGCTGCTGCCGACCGCGCGGATCGCCCACATGCGCCAAGCCGTACACGCGCTGCGCGACCTGAGCGAGCGGCTTCTGGAAG
Above is a window of Streptomyces sp. NBC_00490 DNA encoding:
- a CDS encoding TadE/TadG family type IV pilus assembly protein; translation: MNALRRRACWVRRARGDEGSVAIEAAIIVPLLIMFLCLALAGGRIVTSGAKIDAAAEDAAREASIHRTVAAAQDAAHTAAAETLSDQDIACASTSVAVDAGGLAVPVGQVATVTVTVTCTVTLSDLLLPVPGSRTLTSTATSVVDQYRQRALGFANSEVPWSTNRSAGAAQ
- a CDS encoding pilus assembly protein TadG-related protein; translation: MSFQRRARPMPFDDRGGVTVFVAVCVIALIGIIGVAVDGGSRMRALERADFVAGEAARAGGQAIDPAQAIPGEAVVVDPQDAVAAARAYLASAGATGTVAVSGDGTTLMVDVTDSYDTTFLSAVGIGSLPVAGHGEATLLYGVNAPEGNT
- a CDS encoding helix-turn-helix domain-containing protein, whose translation is MRWNLRMKAAEAGIWQATQMRRRLAEAGLEISAGKMSMLWSRTPTTIRLDDLEVLCAVLDCTPCDLLVPSGLPAARPEQPPARTADRDPAPRGARDIVPKPGRPRTAPPL
- a CDS encoding tyrosine-type recombinase/integrase is translated as MTLAIVRNLASPRVVRSAVEEEDFEQEIVDQYALALAATGAGDGTVEFNCRAAVDFVRSSERRLWAVGVEDADRYLVRLRQERCCKPSTVQGYAGAIARFYDFVISRYQRDIHALTGCVVMQPIDEFNRPAKANYPNVRVPPGRVEVEELFGHWAAQLPCARKYLPAARDYLAASLWRRGGLRIRETTMLDVRDWRPDLGQWGKLHIRYGKGSRGRGPKTRLIPAIDGIDALMQWWLTDVRHQFDDDWQNPDAPLLPSERRDQLTGACARIGTDPLRSGLATAVATWLPDWKGRLTPHGLRHYCASALYERGVDLKAIQDLLGHNWLSTTTHYIHVPTQHIENEWIQANNRTTLRLLG
- a CDS encoding TadE/TadG family type IV pilus assembly protein yields the protein MPGGDRLRAWWRGRRWHEDRGDASIQMAIVYPFILLATIAVIQASMWYYARSIALTAAREGLTAARAYEASPADGTAKAQEVLGRAAGDSLLGYSVSTAGSTGVRVRIEVSGTAQSMIPGIAGLQVKQAASGAVERWTVPGQ